CGAAGAAGCCCGCCAAACGCAAGAAGCCCCTGCTCCTGGCGCTGCTTCTCTGCGTCCTGGCGCTGGTGCTGGTCTATGTGACCTATGTGCTCCAGCCCGTGCTGCCCTTCAAACTGCCCGCCCTGCCCTTCAACCTGCCCGGAGTGAAGGCCCCGGCCTCGGAGCAGGACGCCGAATCCCCGGCCTCCCGGGTCAAGAAGATCGCCCTGCGCAACATGCGCCAGTACGTGGTGGTCAACGAGAAGACCGGGCCCGTGTTCGTCATCGAGGGCAAGGCCGTGAACACCTTCGACTCCCCCAAGGAGCACATCCGCGTGGAGGCGGCCCTCTACGACGCGAACGGCAACGTCCTGGGCAGCAAGCAGATGCTCTGCGGCAACACGCTCTCGCAGCTCCAGCTCCAGGTTCAGACCGAGGAGGAGATCAACACCGGCCTGACCTCCGAGGTGGGCGTGCTCTCCAACAACACCTTCCTCAAGCCGGGCATGGACACGCCGTTCATGATCGTGTTCTTCAACCCGCCCAAGAACATCAAGGAGTTCGGGGTCAAGGTCATCGACGCCCGCGACCCGGCCCAATAGGCATTCCGTCCGATGAAAAGAAGAGCCGGCCCGCCGGAAGTTCCGGCGGCCCGCCTGTTTTTTTTCATCGGAGCCTTCAGGTTCAGCGCACGCCGAGCTTGGCGAACGTGTCCCGGATGCTCTCCTTGTCCAGAAAGCCGACGTGGCGGCCCACCTCCCGCCCCCCGGCGTCGTAGAATATCTGGGTGGGAATGCCCTGGACGCCAAAGCGAGCGCCCTGTTCAGGGTGTTTCCAGACGTCAATGAACAGCACGGCGGCCCGGCCCTCATACTCCACCCTCAGCTCCTCGATGATC
This is a stretch of genomic DNA from Desulfovibrio aminophilus DSM 12254. It encodes these proteins:
- a CDS encoding DUF3426 domain-containing protein; translation: MIITCPNCKTKYNLPDAKIPAGGAKVKCSKCAHVFQAKPPELEPEDQALDLLERPEAQAPAGSSQAFEDAFDEAVSDARKPAPKAAKPAPKPRPEPEPEPEPEEDEADTPYGEEAPAEEETPAEDEAAEEEPVEAEAPAEEEEAAEPEDEGPHLDGDLTLDGGPAKKPAKRKKPLLLALLLCVLALVLVYVTYVLQPVLPFKLPALPFNLPGVKAPASEQDAESPASRVKKIALRNMRQYVVVNEKTGPVFVIEGKAVNTFDSPKEHIRVEAALYDANGNVLGSKQMLCGNTLSQLQLQVQTEEEINTGLTSEVGVLSNNTFLKPGMDTPFMIVFFNPPKNIKEFGVKVIDARDPAQ
- a CDS encoding thioredoxin family protein, producing IIEELRVEYEGRAAVLFIDVWKHPEQGARFGVQGIPTQIFYDAGGREVGRHVGFLDKESIRDTFAKLGVR